The region TATCCCTTTAATCAGTAGTGTCAAACTTGTTGAAATCAGATCTGCTTCTTAGTCCTGGCTTCATACGTCACAGCACTGCTTGGACCAGTCCTATATCAGAGACTGTATTCAGTCAGGCAATACTGACCAACCTATCTTTATATCTGCATGACTTTTCCTTCATCTGATCAGTTGCTCTTAATTTGTGTGCTGGATTACATCATGCTTGCTGACAGAAACAGCAAAGTTGATAACCTGAAATAGCTCTTTTCAAGTAGATGACAAGTTTAACAATGTACTTAATCCCTTTCACCTCTCTGAGCGTTGCATTACTACTTGAGCTATGGAATTTAATTGAGGAGATGGGTTGCTTGTGAGCTGTTGCAATGATGCAGGCATTTCTCATTAATTTTGGTGTCTATGGAAAGCATGTGTTTATAGGTGAACAGCTTTGCTGTCTGATTCTGAAACCTGTCACCCAGAAGAGATGGGGATATTCTTATCAATAGCTAATGTAATGTTGATGAAAAGCTTAGGTACTGTGGGTAAGCAGATTACATTATAAAGTGGGGAATTGCAGTGCCACTGTCAATGTTGTAACTATCCTGTGGTGGGTTTTGTAAGGGAAGCTATTATTACTGCTGTTTTGTGCTACTACTACTGTTTGTGCTTTGTTAATAAGTTGTTGATTTCTATCACTGTCATTTccatcaaaaaatattttaatgtatCTCTGCTTTGCTTTTAGTTCTTGTGTCACAGGCCTATGTCGTCCTGGGCAGTTTTAGTCCTGAAGAAGGATGAAGAGCTCTTTCGGGAGTGGTTAAAGGAGGATATGCGGGGCCAATGTAAACAAGCCAGAGACTGCTTCGGCTGCCTGAAGGAGTGGTGTGATGCCTTTTGTAAACCTGGACTTCATCTCTACTGCCTACAATCAGTATCATTAGGGCTTCTGCAGTTAGTATAGCAAAATCCTCACCTCTAGCTTGCAAATAAATGACATTTCTATATTTGGCAGTTTTCACAGTTGAAAACCAAAGGACTAATTTATTTCACATTTGGTGTTGGGACTTTCACAGCCTGTTATTTGACCGAATCTTGAGAGAATATTTTCTCATCGTATCTGTAACTACCCCTAAGTGTATGCTGTCAACCCTGGCTTGTGGCTTTTAATACTGATTTCCCTACTCTGTATTTCAAGTAGCTGCCTCAAGCCTTAACGATTTGCACATCTGCGGTGGGTGTGCAGGAAATTCAAATACAGTTATTGAACAAGAAAGCTTTCCCATTGCTTTTTTTTCTGGTCCAGGATTTCTCTTAGGCTGTCATATTCCCAGGCAGAAAACACTTGCCATTTTTGAATAATGTTTTAAAGTTTCTCCCTGGATGCACCTAAGTGGTTTAGTAAAATTTTGTCTGTGGGGTGAATTGTGGTTAGGGCTACTTGGGTTTTGGAAAAGAAACGAAAATcgcttttttaaaataaaaagttctCTGATGCTTAGCATCTGGCTAGTTTGAAATCATGTTTTTCTTCTTATAGTCAGGTAGTGGTATTGGTCTGCTGTTGAGAACTGCTCACTCACCTTTCTGCATTCTGTGTTGACCACATACCCTATCAGATTGCCACTTTGAACCTGCTTGATTCTGTTAGTTTAGGTTTACATTGCCTCTGTTAATaagtgattgattttttttttaggcacccaCCAGCATCCCAGTAAAACGAGTCTCTGAGGACAATCATGACATTaccttctcacatgtgggtgatgtcatccgtgGAGCCCCAGTGCAGATGCTACTCAGCGTTCTATTCCTTCTAGAAGCCTTTGACAGGCCCCCACTGTGCATCTTGAGTTCCTTTCTGCATGCCTGACTTGTGCAGGACCTGCAGTTTCATCTTCTCTGCAGAGCAATGAaaatgtcttcccccccccccccccccccccccctcactgtaGTGCAATTTTACTGTCAGAAATTTTTTCTTGACTTCCTGCTTCTTCATTAGTGTTGTGAGTAAGTGTGCGGGACCAGTTTTCTTTCATtagttatttttctttattacCTTTAGTTTTGTCAGCTTTTTGAAGTTTATACTCTTTATTTTTTAGGCTGCTTTAGTTCTACCTGTATTCACTTGTTCATACCCATGTCTGTTAATAATTCCCAATGTAATTCACTATCCTTTATTGTCTGATTAGACTGTAAGTTCTGTAGAGGAAGGACTGCCTCTTGGTGTTTAGTGGTATAGCGCTGCGCACATCTGTTAGTGATATGGAAATTAAGGGAGTAAAGTCTGCCCAAAGGAactttttcatcatttttttttttttgtttgtttgttggaaTCAAGACGAGCCAAGTGTGGATGTTCTTTGATTGTGTGGTGtgttgtgtcccccccccccccccccccccccccccccggaagctgTGGCAGTGCTCATGCACAACATCTTTAAGATTACACAGATGAAGAATTTGGAGACACCACACTGTGCAGGTAGTTCTCAGAAGACTGTTTATATAGAGTCTAGAAGGCTCCCGAATTTGAGAAGCTGCAGCTTCTGCAATCGTTCCGTAGTGGTTGAatctgccctcaaaagagccagaagCTTGAGGACACATGCCTCGGCTTCCACAGGCACGGATGGAAGTCTAGCATCTTTTAGAAGGAAAGTATTTCAAGGCTCATTTCCTGTATCCAGTCTTACCAACTACGTGAGCATTTTCTTGAAGAACTTGCGTGTGCAGTGTGCTACAGTTTGTAGATACTCTCCCTCCCATAACAGGCCTCAGAACTTTGTAAATCAGCAACTAAGCAGAAGGCGGGTTTGAAAGCACATAGCTTCAGCaacttttgatgtgacatccagacTAATGCAATAGGTAGTGGCTTGTGCAGACCCTCATGGCTGCACATCTCAAACCTGGAACCAGCAGTTCAGAAAAAGTTGGTGGATGTCCCTTGCCACGGCACCAAACTATTTGGGGACAAGTTGGCAGACTTCATAAGGAGAACAGATGCCATCGAATCTTTCTTGACACACTCCTTTGCTCTCCACTTCTCAGATTTTAGGGCAGAAGATGAGTGCCTATCTTTCTCAAAAGCGTATGTTCACTCCCTCATCCTGCTCTCCCCAGCAAACCCAGATTCTGCGCTCCTACCCCTCGGCAGGAGTGAGCCCAAAAGCCCGAGCCATCTCCCAGATTAAGCATGGGGCGAGTTTTGAGTGGCTCCAGCAGCGCTTATCCGATATAAAAGTGCCTGCCCCAGAtgacctaccaatcaggagaCTGAATGTTTTTTCAAGAAAAGTGGCCCCTTGTACTCTCAGACCAGTGGATATTTCAAATAGGTGGGTTTACACTCTCAGTTGGCATCAActccctccaaattgcccaccaagagcttcAAGACTTGGCACCCAGCATTAGGAAGTGATCacagaggaactctcctcccTTTTAAAGGCCCACATAGTCAAACCAACCCACCAGGGGAGAAGTaaaaggattctattccaggtacttcctagtGCAATTttgtcctatcctagacctaagggccctgaaaaaATAACTGGTCAAAGAAAAGATCAGGATGATTTTCCTGGGCACCTTTCTTCCTATGATTCAGTCAAACAATTGGCCATGCTCTGttttttaaaggatgcttatacccaatCCAGATACATCCAAGCCACAGGTGCGTtatctcagattttgagtagGGAAACATCACTACCAGTACCACGGATTTGGCCTCACATCCACTCCCAGGGTGTTTACAGAGTGTCTTGCAATAGTTGCAGCATTACAGTGCAGGGTGTATATGTATGTCCCCACATGCTCCCAGTGAAGCAATTAGAAtccattggagccctgctagacacagtTCAGGCTTAAGCCAGATATGTTCATTTGCATCATTCAGCAGGTTtgcagcagccagcaggtcacagctcagcagatgctgaggttgctaggccacatggtctcACAATGCATGGCATGCCTCTATTTGCGAAGTGTCCAGTAGACTGTAGCTTTCCAGTGGTGTCAGGTCATGGGGAATCTGAAGAATGCCATCGCAGTCACCCCAGAGTTGGTGGACAATATGTACCAATTTGCCTCTGGGCTTTTATTTCAAATTCATCCTCCACAGAAAGTTTTGACCACAGATGCATGTGGCCTGGGATCTGGTGCTTACGTAGAAGAGCATCACACCCAGGGTCAGTGGTCCACTTAGGAGGCCCAGTTCACATCAATATCCTGGGCTGGGGCGGTGTGTGGTACACTCTAAAGCTTTTAGAGATCGGTATTCAACCAAATTGTTACCCAAACAGTGATCAGTTTCCATTTACTATTGCAACaagcaagttggggggggggggggggggcatttgagAGGTACAGGATCTGGCCCTTTATTCAGGACGCAATCAGGATGGCAAATCGTGCTCAGTGTCGCATAACTTGCAGGAAAGAAAGTCTAGCAGATAGACTGAGCAAGGTGATGCAACTGCTGAATGATATCTCACTATGGGcattgcccgcaagatcttcaGAGAGCAGGGAACCCCTTTGGTGGatgtttttgccactcatctcaacacaaagtccctcaatATTGCTTGCAGAATCATcaccggcagactagcatcagatgactGCCCCCTTGATTGGGGAAAGTGGGGCCTTCTGTATGTATATCCTCCAATCCCTTTTAATAGGGAAGATTCTGCTGACACTCTGCCAGGATCGGGAAACCGTGATCCTCATTGCGCCTTACTTGTCAAGGCAGGTATGGTTCCGTCTTTGGTGGTGTCTGCCAAAAAAGAAATCTTGGCaattggagttttttttctgaCACTCATCACACAGAACTAGGGATGTCTCCTTAtctcccagcctccagtccctggctctcgtaccttggaaagattccactaagaggcaGCATACCTTCAAATGGaaaaggtttgccatctggtgtgagggcaaggccttagatcctttctcttgcctGACATGAAGACTTCTTGAGTACTTTTACTCACCTTAATGCATTTAGTACTTGCCAtcactgtgtagagggtaagcccatctctgtacagccttcaGTTTGTTTTATGTGAGATTTGCTTTAGATGAAGCCCCCATTAAACCTCTGGTGTgtgatgggacctcaacatcatcctcactcagctgatgaaaactccctTTCAGCCACTTGACTCATtacatctgaagtacctgacctggaaagtCTTGTTTCTGGTGGaggtcacttcagctcacagagttgGCCCTAGTAGTGGATACACCTTTCATGAAGTTTcaccacaacagagtagttctccacacacATCCTAAGTTGCTTCCTAAgatagtgttggagttccatcttgcTCAATTGTTCTGACAACATTTTTCCTGAAACCTCaagcccatcctggtgaaaatgcactgcataccttggactgcaagtgaacTTTAGCGTTCTCTCTGGGGTGGGCTAAAGCTCATAAACAGTCCACtctcagctttttgtttctttgataCAAACAAGATGGGGGGCAGCCATCAACACAccttatccaattggctagcagactgtatCTCCTTTACaaatgcccaggctgggctgactttggagagtcatgtcacggctcataatattggagccatggcagcatctgTTGCCCACTTCAGATTGGCTTCCATTGAGATTTGCAGAGATGCGATGTGGACTTCAGTTGACacgttcacatctcactactgtctggaACAGAACATCTGACATGATAGCCGGTTTGGCCAAGCAGTACTGCAGAAATTTTGAGTctggaatccaactccatcctcctaggcctattcatttgtattccacactgcagcttcacAACAGGAATTTTTATGTTGGAGTTGTTGGTTCTGTTTGGCCTTGCCTATGCAAGTTCCTATTGACcattgttttgttgttttcaatGAGCCCGGTAGCTACAGATTTCCACATGTGAGAAGGTAATATCCTGCCTTTCCTCAGAGAAAGAGAAGTTACTTGTAACAGGTGCTCTCTGAGGGCAGCAGGTCATACGTTCTACCATACCTTCCCACCTCCTCTAGGATGGCAATCTTTATGCTTTTTTATCCAACTGCAGGTCCCGTGCGAGTCGGGAAGGCACATGCGTGTTGGGGGCCTGCCAAAAGCTTCTAGAAGTAAGGAACTCTGGGCAGTGTCCACATTGAGGCTACATGGATGATGTTCGCCTGCTTGTGAGAATgtatatcctgcttgtcctcaacaCATTACAGCGTGAGTAACTATCTTTTTCATGTGAGTCTCCTCCAAATTCATTGATggttaaacatatatatatatattattttttttaattttctatatGTTAAcataggacttcttttacaaatccACGCTACCAATTCtatgtgtggcaaatgagagaaagcccattcagttcctataggCTTCCTTCATTTGCTACCCGGAATTGcttgcgcggctttgtaaaagaagcccataattAAGAGTGATGTCCTTGGCTTATCGTTTTCCTTCATAGACCTCAGTATAGTCACTCAATCTCCTCTCATCTATGTAGGTTTCGGTGGCCTCATACTTTGAATATTAGAAAAATACACAAATCTCTAGTGGCTCAGTAGATTGACGTGTAAATGTGCACTAGTCACTTAGGGCATTTTTgaagggggtactgagtaccgtcaccttttccattgtctacaaAAGTGGCCCATGGtacctaagttttaatgaaagagctcaggctctacacaccaattctgccttgttatagattatatgacagggggcctggctattgtggggtgggtccctcagtgatcaccccacccctgaaggatggcctggcatttgagtagcagcacctttttcgctagaaaaatgcactgcacttggatacatttttatattagctTGATACAAACATTTATGTAATGTAATACTGACTTACTTATGACTTGCATAAATGCATATTAGAGTTGGCCTAATGTTACATGATGCATATAAATacaacttccttgtcatcaagcagatgaagccattacgtatgggttatgtccatcaaccagcaggggagatagagagcactcaaactttcacagtgccctcttggccagctagctccactgtctcttcagtattctctatctcccctagcagggtggctgcagcttgttcgagctccagaaaaatctgccgggaggtgggtttctggcttgccagttgttaacggggtgttggaggctatagcagcttcactttaaaggcacataggttagccctttccctgccttacccatacctctgtggatgtggacatattgccttgctttccctgtccttacccaccaacagtggatgcaggcatataggttcgccctttcccctgcctttcccactcatctgagcctccggagtcttcaatacctctgctttcctcacagcttttaaaaaaaaaaaaaagtcacgtcgcttttttaaacgcagagacgctggaacagaggtttttgacctgattttctgcaggatcgtagttgtacacttgatcctttgaggtaagagtgttttccaacttcctccggggtgggcccgcgatcggggcgattttggcgcaaaacctgtcattttggattttaccgccgtttttcggcgatggctgcggacaatgtaaagcgctgttcccttgtggcaagcgcaaatcagcagcagggctctgtaaatcgttgCTGTACTGGCTTAGGAGCCagcccaagcatggcgagcgatgtttcttctcgctctgagctggcagcgggcgccattttgcttacaccgcatggcgcggcctccgtggacacggagagacctgagccgggtggggcacctcgagatgaggttatttcaggagtggctagcaccggacaggatttgggtgcccagggtgagattttctccccggattttgtgcttttgctgcataaagcatacatgatgaaaagagcccttcctcaagggtcgcctgaggctcctctgattgcccccccccccccccccccccgatggattctggcctgggatctgcccagtgaggcttttttcccggatgcttggcctaaagataagcgcagaagggttaattccccttcagattgtggtgcacctttttccccccgtggtcggggttgtgaggattcggagaactctgacagacgttcttggtctgaggaaccagagtcaggtgcaggatttaccacaggatctggatgatccctccgcggtgaggattttccaccgtgatgagctgccagcgcttatttcagataccctgcaggccctctcgattgaagatcctgacagtggcatggcctcctcgggtaatcccaggatggctagtaccaagaaagctgctcgggccttccctttgcatgactccatcctagagcttgtttcggctcagtgggctgacccccgagggacctttgagagtttccagggctatggggcagttataccctctgcgtgagggacatggctcgttttcaaatgcatacagtggatgccctagtcactgcggtgacaaagagaactaccctccctgttgaaggaggtgttgccctgaaggatgttcaagaccataggctggaaacagcattgaacggtcctttgaaattgcaggtctcactgttcgggccgtctgcatgcagctgttatgctgtgagagcctgcctagcttggcctgcaacaggcagtggctcagccaggagatggagcggagcccttcttggatgtggctcgcggatggaggtggccttgtcctttctggctgatgccctttatgaccttgtcagagcttcggctaaacaaatggcagtagcagtggcggctcgccgtcgtctgtggctacgacactgggcagcggacatggcctctaagcaaaggttggtgaagttgccttttcaaggacttctcctatttggtgaggagttggagaaaattgtgaaaggcctgggtgatccaaaccccagcgcttgcccgaagataggcagaggccttcctctaagggccaggcggtccactcctcatacagacctcgcttccgtgaagctagaaggtaccgcccggggcgttctgctgggttcacttcacgtgcccgtggtcagcagaggaactcctttcgctcggacaagcgttccgcagccggtg is a window of Microcaecilia unicolor chromosome 11, aMicUni1.1, whole genome shotgun sequence DNA encoding:
- the LOC115480851 gene encoding LOW QUALITY PROTEIN: barrier-to-autointegration factor B-like (The sequence of the model RefSeq protein was modified relative to this genomic sequence to represent the inferred CDS: inserted 2 bases in 1 codon) — encoded protein: MLLKCLQESDPNTSHEWQCKAQLANMSSTSQKHRDFVAEPMGDKPVRCLAGIGDALGKKLEDKGFDKAYVVLGSFXVLKKDEELFREWLKEDMRGQCKQARDCFGCLKEWCDAFCKPGLHLYCLQSVSLGLLQLV